A genome region from Pygocentrus nattereri isolate fPygNat1 chromosome 6, fPygNat1.pri, whole genome shotgun sequence includes the following:
- the igfbp5b gene encoding insulin-like growth factor-binding protein 5b — protein sequence MLLGVCPLLPLVLAVARGLASYVPCEPCDQKALSMCPPVPIGCQLVKEPGCGCCLTCALAEGHACGVYTGTCAHGLRCLPRDGEEKPLHALLHGRGVCTNEKGYKAPHAPADRESKEHDDTMKTDATEEQLPQAKVPFNPKQDMINSKKQAAMRKEKKKQQEKLRSVGSPDYPALPIDKHEPEFGPCRRKLDGIIKGMKDTSRIMALSLYLPNCDRKGFFKRKQCKPSRGRKRGICWCVDKYGVQLPGTDYSGGNVQCKDLENSNNNE from the exons ATGCTGCTCGGTGTGTGCCCGCTGCTCCCGCTCGTGCTCGCCGTGGCGCGCGGCTTGGCCTCATACGTGCCCTGCGAGCCGTGCGACCAGAAGGCGCTGTCGATGTGCCCGCCCGTGCCCATCGGCTGCCAGCTCGTGAAGGAGCCCGGCTGCGGCTGCTGTCTGACGTGCGCGCTCGCCGAGGGTCACGCGTGCGGCGTGTACACAGGGACTTGCGCGCACGGGCTGCGCTGCCTGCCGCGCGATGGCGAGGAGAAGCCGCTGCACGCGCTGCTGCACGGCCGCGGGGTGTGCACCAACGAGAAAGGCTACAAGGCGCCGCACGCGCCCGCGG atcgTGAATCTAAAGAGCATGATGACACAATGAAGACTGATGCGACAGAGGAGCAGCTGCCTCAAGCCAAAGTCCCCTTTAACCCAAAACAAGACATGATCAACAGCAAGAAGCAAGCTGCCATGcgcaaagaaaaaaagaagcagcaggagAAGCTGAGGTCTGTTGGTTCACCGGATTACCCAGCGCTCCCAATCGACAAGCATGAACCAGAATTT GGTCCCTGCAGGAGAAAGCTGGACGGAATCATAAAGGGAATGAAAGATACATCTCGCATCATGGCTCTGTCCCTCTACCTGCCCAACTGCGACAGGAAAGGCTTCTTCAAGCGCAAACAG TGCAAGCCCTCCCGTGGCCGGAAACGAGGCATCTGCTGGTGTGTGGACAAATATGGCGTGCAGCTGCCAGGCACTGACTACAGCGGGGGTAACGTCCAGTGCAAGGACCTGGAGAACAGCAACAACAATGAGTGA